The following proteins are co-located in the Urocitellus parryii isolate mUroPar1 chromosome 15, mUroPar1.hap1, whole genome shotgun sequence genome:
- the LOC144250483 gene encoding vomeronasal type-1 receptor 4-like: protein MAASDVAVGIIFLSQTVVGALGNSSLLLHYLVHYLMGFKVRHTDLILQHLIVANLLALLCRGVPQTVAAFGVKDFLSDFGCKLFFYLHRLGRGVSIGSTCLLSVFQAINISPENSSCSDLKVKAPKYIGFSIYLSWILYLLVNIMIFSQMTGKRSNNNITIMKDFEYCSAVQPDKSLQSLYEALVTFPDVLCVGLMHWASSSMVLILHRHKQRMQQVHKTSSPRSSPESRATKTIILLVSTFVSFYTLSCIFQICVFFIYNPHWLLVKMAAIVAGSFPTLSPFLLMSRNCSAFRPGLPWIRNRKTPDVRGMCKL, encoded by the coding sequence ATGGCAGCCAGTGATGTGGCTGTAGGCATCATCTTCTTGTCACAGACTGTGGTTGGAGCTCTGGGcaattcctctcttctcctccattATCTGGTCCATTACCTCATGGGGTTCAAGGTAAGACACACAGACTTGATTCTTCAGCACTTGATTGTGGCCAACTTGTTAGCTCTCCTGTGTAGAGGAGTTCCCCAGACAGTGGCAGCTTTTGGAGTGAAAGATTTCCTCAGTGATTTTGGATGCAAGCTGTTTTTCTATCTTCACAGGTTGGGCAGGGGTGTGTCCATTGGCAGCACCTGCCTCCTGAGTGTCTTCCAGGCCATAAATATTAGtcctgaaaattccagctgttcAGACCTTAAAGTGAAAGCTCCCAAATACATTGGTTTTTCCATTTACCTGAGCTGGATTCTGTACCTGCTTgtaaatattatgattttttcaCAAATGACTGGAAAAAGGAGCAACAATAATATCACAATCATGAAAGATTTTGAATACTGTTCTGCTGTTCAACCTGACAAAAGCTTACAGTCACTGTATGAAGCATTGGTAACATTTCCTGATGTACTGTGTGTGGGGCTCATGCACTGGGCCAGCAGCTCCATGGTGCTCATCCTGCACAGGCACAAACAAAGAATGCAGCAGGTTCATAAGACCAGCTCCCCCAGGTCCTCCCCTGAGTCCAGAGCCACCAAAACCATCATCCTCTTGGTGAGCACTTTTGTGTCTTTTTACACACTTTCCTGCATCTTTcagatttgtgtattttttatttataatcccCACTGGCTGCTGGTAAAGATGGCTGCAATAGTTGCTGGGAGTTTCCCAACTCTCAGCCCCTTTCTGCTGATGAGCAGGAACTGCAGTGCATTCAGGCCCGGTCTCCCTTGGATAAGGAACAGGAAAACCCCCGATGTCAGGGGAATGTGTAAATTGTAG
- the LOC113178139 gene encoding vomeronasal type-1 receptor 4-like — protein MVPMNVAIGLMLLSQNVVGILGNFSVLYYHLVLSCNGCTLRSTDVILRHLMIANTLDIVARGIPQTMTALGLKYFLSDFSCKVILYMQRVGRSLSIVITCLLSIFQNITISPVNSCWKDLKEKVSKYIGFSIFLCWIMYMTVNSIFPLYIHSKWNSVNTTEKRDYGYCSSVDRDRVTDLLYAALFVFPEVVFSMLMIWSSGSMVLLLYRHKQRVQHIHSIKVSPRTSPESRATQRILVLVGTFVIFHTLSSLLHLYIALFSKPVWWVVNTNDLISMCFPTVSPFLLMSRKFTVSKLFRLCLVYIKIKNPAGCCGKLLLSPKLWRPREEDHK, from the coding sequence ATGGTCCCCATGAATGTGGCAATAGGACTGATGCTTTTATCACAGAATGTTGTTGGAATTCTAGGAAATTTCTCTGTGCTTTATTATCATTTGGTGCTTTCCTGCAATGGGTGCACATTGAGGTCCACAGATGTCATTCTCAGGCACCTAATGATAGCCAACACCTTGGACATTGTGGCTAGAGGAATTCCCCAGACAATGACTGCCTTGGGGTTGAAATATTTCCTCAGTGATTTTTCATGCAAAGTTATTTTGTACATGCAGCGAGTGGGCAGGAGTCTGTCCATTGTCATCACCTGTCTCCTGAGCATCTTCCAGAACATCACCATCAGCCCCGTGAATTCCTGTTGGAAGGATCTCAAAGAAAAAGTTTCAAAGTACATTGGCTTCTCCATTTTCCTCTGCTGGATCATGTACATGACAGTGaattccatttttcctctctatatACATAGCAAATGGAACAGTGTAAACACAACAGAGAAAAGAGATTATGGGTACTGTTCTTCTGTAGATCGTGACAGAGTCACGGATTTATTATATGCAGCATTGTTTGTATTTCCTGAGGTTGTCTTTTCCATGCTCATGATCTGGTCCAGTGGCTCCATGGTTCTCCTTCTGTACAGGCACAAGCAGAGGGTTCAGCACATTCACAGCATCAAAGTTTCCCCCAGAACATCCCCAGAGTCCAGAGCCACCCAGAGAATCCTTGTCCTGGTGGGCACCTTTGTGATTTTCCACACCCTCTCTTCCCTATTACATCTTTATATCGCTCTGTTTTCCAAACCTGTTTGGTGGGTGGTGAACACCAATGACCTGATCTCCATGTGTTTTCCCACTGTCAGCCCCTTTCTTCTCATGAGCCGAAAATTCACTGTATCCAAACTATTCAGGCTCTGTTTGgtctacataaaaattaaaaatcctgcCGGGTGCTGTGGAAAACTCTTATTATCTCCCAAACTTTGGAGACccagagaggaggatcacaaatga